In Arthrobacter sp. UKPF54-2, the following are encoded in one genomic region:
- a CDS encoding HNH endonuclease signature motif containing protein codes for MGIGAALIARPAGRPDGEGRRVPPLDSVLGQLRGVCATAVGDAALLGFGEAAEFAGRVEEISRAAEYLQLVAAGAVQRTRFEAANDGAPALDDGYRKTSEFLRDQLQISAVEAHRRLTLACELLPRTGMTGQPLPPLREELAAAVAAGAVPSRSATIITHALGRVRPVCDPETSARMEHALTRTAAEHDPDFLTRIARRWVDAIDQDGAEPSEEVLRQLQGAFIRKPRHGLQHLEIFATTEQFEHLLTVMNTATNPRTGSGADGSDAAANGTDVETGADGFVPNVLDRRSRPQKHLDGLVGGCKIAMASGGLPAAGGLRPQVMVTIDYRDLLDRLTRAAEASGGQAPGADSAVGSPAPPAAGRFTGNATLGFTGTGTMAFTGPVTAATIRKIACDADIIPVLLGSEGRVLDVGRTTRVFPPHIRKAITARDQGCTFPGCTIPAPWCEAHHITYWSRAGTTSTDNGTLLCSHHHHLIHKEQWTIQPRSGIPWFIPPPHLDPHQTPRRNHYFRC; via the coding sequence ATGGGAATCGGTGCAGCTCTCATCGCCCGTCCGGCCGGCAGGCCGGACGGTGAGGGGCGCCGGGTTCCGCCGCTGGACAGCGTTCTCGGGCAGTTGCGCGGGGTCTGTGCGACGGCGGTCGGGGACGCGGCGTTGCTGGGTTTTGGGGAGGCGGCGGAGTTTGCCGGCCGGGTCGAGGAGATCTCCCGTGCCGCGGAATACCTGCAGCTCGTCGCCGCCGGGGCGGTGCAGCGCACCCGCTTCGAGGCCGCGAACGACGGCGCCCCGGCCCTCGACGACGGCTACCGCAAAACCTCCGAATTCCTCCGGGACCAGCTGCAGATCAGCGCCGTCGAAGCCCACCGCCGCCTCACACTGGCCTGCGAGCTGTTGCCCCGAACCGGAATGACCGGGCAGCCGCTGCCGCCGCTGCGCGAGGAACTCGCCGCGGCCGTCGCCGCCGGGGCCGTCCCGTCCCGGTCCGCGACGATCATCACCCACGCTTTGGGCCGGGTCCGGCCCGTCTGCGATCCGGAGACCAGTGCCCGGATGGAACACGCCCTGACCCGCACCGCGGCCGAACACGACCCGGACTTCCTGACCCGGATCGCAAGGCGCTGGGTGGACGCGATCGATCAGGACGGCGCCGAACCTTCCGAGGAGGTCCTGCGCCAGCTCCAGGGCGCGTTCATCCGCAAACCCCGCCACGGGCTGCAGCACCTGGAAATCTTCGCCACCACCGAACAGTTCGAACACCTCCTGACCGTGATGAACACCGCCACCAACCCCCGCACCGGTAGCGGAGCGGACGGCAGTGACGCCGCCGCGAACGGAACCGACGTCGAGACGGGCGCGGACGGTTTCGTGCCGAACGTCCTGGACCGGCGGTCGCGGCCGCAGAAACACCTCGACGGCCTCGTCGGAGGCTGCAAGATTGCCATGGCCTCCGGCGGACTCCCCGCTGCTGGCGGACTCCGGCCCCAGGTCATGGTCACCATCGACTACCGCGACCTCCTAGACCGCCTCACCCGCGCCGCGGAAGCAAGCGGCGGGCAGGCCCCGGGCGCCGACTCAGCCGTCGGGAGTCCTGCACCACCGGCCGCCGGACGGTTCACCGGCAACGCCACCCTCGGCTTCACCGGCACCGGGACCATGGCGTTCACCGGTCCGGTCACCGCCGCGACCATCCGCAAAATCGCCTGCGACGCCGACATCATCCCCGTCCTGCTCGGCAGCGAGGGCCGGGTCCTGGACGTCGGCCGCACCACCCGCGTCTTCCCGCCCCACATCCGCAAAGCCATCACCGCCCGCGACCAAGGCTGCACCTTCCCCGGCTGCACCATCCCCGCCCCCTGGTGCGAAGCCCACCACATCACCTACTGGTCCCGCGCCGGCACCACCAGCACCGACAACGGAACACTCCTCTGTTCACACCATCACCACCTGATCCACAAAGAACAATGGACCATCCAGCCCCGCAGCGGCATCCCCTGGTTCATCCCGCCACCCCACCTCGACCCCCACCAAACACCCCGACGCAACCACTACTTCCGCTGCTGA
- a CDS encoding OFA family MFS transporter, which translates to MGWLDRDRTIAPPGFNRWLVPPAALAVHLCIGQAYATSVYKTALVKHFGASLTEIGVIFSIAIVMLGLSAAIMGTWVDKNGPRKAMFTSAMFWVSGFLIGSLGIFTHQLWLVYLGYGFVGGIGLGIGYISPVSTLIKWFPDRPGLATGMAIMGFGGGALIASPVSTALLKMYDPTSGAKGWVASGDSVGKLFLTLAVVYLAYMLFGAFTIKVPADGWKPAGFDPAKVKAAKLVTTENVSAKNAIKTKQFWLVWIALFCNVTAGIGILEQAAPMIQDFFRQSDGASLVSAAVAAGFVGLLSIGNMAGRFAWSSTSDVTGRKRIYMVYLGVGALLYTVLALAGSTTTILYVALAFLIISFYGGGFATVPAYLRDLFGTFQVGAIHGRLLTAWSAAGVAGPLIVNAFLDAQGTPGKLTAASYQPALLTMVALLVVGFIANLLVNPVDARFHEPRPDRERSHEPAMEA; encoded by the coding sequence ATGGGCTGGCTGGACCGGGACCGAACCATCGCACCGCCGGGATTCAACCGTTGGCTGGTGCCGCCTGCGGCGCTCGCCGTCCACCTGTGCATCGGCCAGGCCTACGCGACGAGCGTCTACAAAACGGCGCTGGTCAAGCACTTCGGTGCCAGCCTGACCGAAATCGGAGTGATCTTCTCCATTGCCATCGTGATGCTGGGCCTGTCGGCCGCCATCATGGGCACCTGGGTGGATAAAAACGGCCCCCGCAAGGCGATGTTCACCTCGGCCATGTTCTGGGTCAGCGGCTTCCTGATCGGCTCGCTCGGCATCTTCACGCATCAGCTGTGGCTCGTCTACCTCGGCTACGGCTTTGTTGGCGGCATCGGCCTGGGCATCGGCTATATCTCGCCCGTGTCCACCCTGATCAAGTGGTTCCCTGACCGGCCGGGCCTCGCCACCGGTATGGCCATCATGGGCTTCGGCGGCGGCGCGCTGATCGCCAGCCCCGTCTCCACCGCGCTGCTGAAGATGTACGACCCGACCTCCGGCGCCAAGGGCTGGGTGGCCAGCGGCGACTCCGTAGGCAAGCTCTTCCTGACCCTCGCCGTCGTCTATCTTGCCTACATGCTCTTCGGCGCCTTCACCATCAAGGTCCCGGCCGACGGCTGGAAGCCGGCAGGCTTCGACCCCGCGAAGGTCAAGGCCGCCAAGCTCGTCACCACAGAGAACGTCTCGGCCAAGAACGCCATTAAGACCAAGCAGTTCTGGCTGGTCTGGATCGCCCTGTTCTGCAACGTCACCGCGGGCATCGGCATCCTGGAACAGGCCGCGCCGATGATCCAGGACTTCTTCCGCCAGTCCGACGGCGCGTCCTTGGTCAGCGCCGCCGTTGCCGCCGGCTTCGTCGGGCTGCTCTCCATTGGCAACATGGCCGGGCGCTTCGCCTGGTCCTCCACTTCCGACGTAACGGGCCGCAAGCGCATCTACATGGTGTACCTGGGCGTCGGCGCCCTGCTTTACACGGTGCTGGCCCTGGCCGGATCCACCACCACCATCCTTTACGTGGCGCTCGCGTTCCTCATCATCTCTTTCTACGGCGGCGGCTTCGCAACCGTCCCGGCCTACCTGCGGGACCTCTTCGGCACCTTCCAAGTCGGCGCCATCCACGGCCGGTTGCTGACCGCCTGGTCTGCCGCCGGCGTCGCCGGGCCGCTGATCGTCAACGCCTTCCTGGACGCCCAGGGCACGCCCGGCAAGTTGACCGCCGCGTCCTACCAGCCGGCGCTGCTGACCATGGTGGCACTGCTGGTGGTTGGTTTCATCGCCAACCTGCTGGTCAATCCGGTCGACGCACGATTCCACGAACCCCGCCCGGACCGCGAGCGGTCGCACGAACCTGCCATGGAGGCCTGA
- a CDS encoding Tex family protein, whose protein sequence is MGWVSQLPQHPAKTTPVETQIAAELGVQPWQVKAAVELLDAGSTVPFIARYRKEATGTLDDTQLRGLEERLRYLRELEDRRRTVLEAIAAQGALTPDLQAAVVAAETKSRLEDIYLPFKSKRRTKAQIAREAGLEPLADTLLKRPELDPEREAANYLNPEHSIEDPAAALAGARSILVERAGQDADLAATLRERLWTQGRMVSRVKKGKEAEGQKFKDYFEFSQSPSGMPSHRVLALLRGEKDGVLELDLSEADLDDDAALAAARGRYEAAVARFLGVSDRGRPADAWLLQTAQQAWRSRVLSRLSGDLRSRMFAAAEDEAVRVFAANLRDVLLAAPAGNRATLGLDPGLRTGVKVAVVDGTGKVVATDTVYPHSPARKWDEALRTLVDLARKHGVELVAIGNGTASRETDKLAAELIKELGAAAGRAPQKLVVSEAGASVYSASALAAAELPGMDVSLRGAVSIARRLQDPLAELVKIEPKSIGVGQYQHDVTAAKLDRSLDAVVEDCVNAVGVDVNTASPALLSRVAGVGPLLSENIVAYRNEHGPFSKRSELKKVPRLGAKAFEQCAGFLRITGGAEPLDASSVHPEAYPVARKIKAAAGTGRDLSALNPQDFVDGAFGLPTVRDIIAELEKPGRDPRPAFAAATFLEGVEKISDLKPGMVLEGTVTNVAAFGAFVDVGVHQDGLVHVSALANRFVADPREVVKSGQVVRVKVLEADPERKRISLTLRLDDEPATSAGRPASAGRPAGSAGRSAGAAARRDQPKQAPRPAPGRPGTSQLAPAPANTAMAEALRKAGLGK, encoded by the coding sequence ATGGGCTGGGTGAGCCAACTCCCGCAGCACCCCGCCAAGACCACCCCGGTTGAAACCCAGATCGCCGCCGAACTCGGGGTGCAGCCCTGGCAGGTGAAGGCCGCCGTGGAGCTGCTCGACGCCGGGTCCACCGTGCCGTTCATCGCCCGCTACCGCAAGGAAGCCACCGGCACCCTGGACGACACCCAGCTCCGCGGGCTCGAGGAGCGGCTGCGCTACCTGCGCGAGCTCGAGGACCGCCGTCGGACCGTCCTCGAGGCGATCGCCGCGCAAGGGGCGCTTACGCCCGATCTGCAGGCCGCCGTCGTCGCCGCCGAAACGAAGTCGCGGCTGGAGGACATCTATCTCCCGTTCAAGTCCAAGCGGCGGACCAAGGCCCAGATCGCCCGGGAGGCCGGCCTGGAGCCGCTTGCGGACACGCTGCTCAAGCGCCCGGAGCTGGACCCGGAACGCGAAGCAGCCAACTACCTGAACCCTGAACATTCCATCGAGGACCCCGCCGCGGCGCTCGCCGGGGCCCGGTCCATCCTGGTCGAGCGCGCCGGCCAGGACGCCGACCTTGCCGCCACGCTGCGGGAGCGGCTCTGGACCCAAGGCCGGATGGTCTCGCGCGTCAAGAAGGGCAAGGAAGCCGAGGGGCAGAAGTTCAAGGACTACTTCGAGTTCTCCCAGTCGCCATCCGGGATGCCCTCGCACCGGGTCCTCGCGCTGCTGCGCGGCGAAAAGGACGGCGTGCTGGAGCTGGATCTGTCCGAAGCGGATCTGGACGACGACGCCGCCCTGGCCGCCGCGCGCGGCCGGTACGAGGCCGCCGTGGCCAGGTTCCTCGGGGTCTCCGACCGCGGCCGTCCCGCCGACGCGTGGCTGCTGCAGACCGCCCAGCAGGCCTGGCGCTCCCGGGTGCTCAGCCGGCTCAGCGGCGACCTGCGCAGCCGGATGTTTGCCGCGGCCGAGGACGAGGCCGTGCGGGTGTTCGCCGCCAACCTCCGGGACGTGCTGCTCGCGGCGCCGGCCGGCAACCGGGCCACCCTTGGCCTGGACCCGGGACTGCGGACGGGCGTGAAGGTGGCGGTGGTGGACGGCACGGGCAAGGTGGTCGCGACCGACACGGTGTACCCGCACTCCCCGGCCCGGAAGTGGGACGAAGCGCTGCGGACCCTCGTGGACCTCGCCCGCAAGCACGGCGTCGAACTTGTCGCGATCGGCAACGGCACCGCCTCGCGGGAGACGGACAAGCTTGCGGCCGAGCTGATCAAGGAGCTCGGCGCCGCAGCCGGCCGCGCGCCGCAGAAGCTTGTGGTCTCCGAGGCCGGCGCCTCGGTGTATTCCGCGTCGGCGCTCGCCGCGGCCGAGCTGCCCGGCATGGACGTCTCGCTACGCGGTGCGGTGTCGATCGCGCGGCGGCTGCAGGACCCGCTCGCGGAGCTGGTGAAGATCGAGCCGAAGTCGATCGGCGTCGGGCAATACCAGCACGACGTCACGGCGGCGAAGCTGGACCGGAGCCTCGACGCCGTCGTCGAGGACTGCGTCAACGCCGTCGGCGTGGACGTCAACACCGCCTCGCCCGCGCTGCTGAGCCGGGTGGCGGGGGTCGGACCGCTGCTGAGTGAGAACATCGTGGCCTACCGGAACGAGCACGGTCCGTTCAGCAAGCGCAGCGAACTCAAGAAGGTGCCGCGGCTGGGCGCCAAGGCCTTCGAGCAGTGCGCCGGCTTCCTGCGCATCACCGGGGGAGCGGAGCCGCTGGACGCCTCCAGCGTGCACCCGGAGGCCTACCCGGTGGCCCGGAAAATCAAAGCCGCAGCCGGGACGGGCCGGGACCTGTCCGCGCTGAATCCGCAGGACTTCGTGGACGGAGCGTTCGGCCTGCCCACCGTGCGGGACATCATCGCCGAGCTGGAAAAACCAGGCCGGGACCCGCGTCCGGCGTTCGCGGCAGCGACGTTCCTGGAGGGCGTCGAGAAGATCTCCGACCTCAAGCCCGGCATGGTGCTGGAGGGGACCGTCACCAACGTGGCGGCGTTCGGTGCGTTCGTCGACGTCGGAGTGCACCAGGACGGGCTGGTGCACGTTTCCGCGCTGGCCAACCGGTTCGTCGCCGACCCCCGCGAGGTGGTCAAGTCCGGCCAGGTGGTCCGGGTCAAGGTGCTCGAGGCCGATCCGGAGCGCAAGCGCATCTCACTGACGCTGCGGCTCGACGACGAACCGGCGACGTCCGCGGGGCGTCCGGCGTCCGCCGGGCGTCCGGCGGGGTCCGCCGGGCGTTCGGCCGGGGCCGCCGCTCGGCGGGACCAGCCCAAGCAAGCCCCGCGGCCGGCACCCGGTCGACCGGGGACATCGCAGCTGGCTCCGGCGCCGGCCAACACCGCGATGGCCGAGGCGCTCCGGAAAGCGGGTCTCGGAAAGTAA
- a CDS encoding heme-binding protein yields MTEQQPFELVQRYPHFELRRYPAHVVAEIRVTASFDRAGNAAFRHLFNYISGKNTASQKLAMTAPVIQGTGSPGTPQKLAMTAPVLQSGPLPGKDAPADFVVAFVLPAGLTAETAPVPTNPDVKIRAVPGSLAAAVRFSGSGSETAFERRNEGLQAALALAGLTAVGPPRFARFDPPFKPWFLRHNEVVQDVQEPGTASGTPGA; encoded by the coding sequence ATGACCGAACAGCAACCGTTTGAGCTGGTCCAGCGCTACCCGCATTTCGAGCTGCGCCGCTATCCCGCGCATGTTGTCGCGGAAATACGCGTCACCGCCAGCTTTGACCGCGCCGGCAACGCCGCCTTCCGCCACCTCTTCAACTACATCAGCGGCAAGAACACCGCCTCGCAGAAGCTGGCGATGACGGCCCCGGTCATCCAGGGAACCGGATCGCCGGGGACACCGCAGAAGCTGGCGATGACCGCTCCGGTGCTCCAAAGCGGCCCGCTGCCGGGCAAAGACGCGCCGGCCGATTTTGTGGTCGCCTTTGTCCTGCCCGCGGGCCTGACCGCCGAGACGGCGCCGGTCCCGACCAACCCCGACGTCAAGATCCGGGCGGTGCCCGGCTCCCTCGCCGCGGCCGTCCGCTTTTCTGGGAGCGGCTCGGAGACTGCCTTCGAGCGGCGTAACGAGGGGCTGCAGGCCGCGTTGGCCCTGGCCGGGCTGACCGCCGTGGGCCCGCCGCGCTTCGCCCGCTTCGACCCGCCGTTCAAGCCGTGGTTCCTGCGCCACAACGAGGTGGTCCAAGACGTGCAGGAACCCGGGACCGCCTCGGGGACGCCGGGCGCCTGA